The Glycine max cultivar Williams 82 chromosome 12, Glycine_max_v4.0, whole genome shotgun sequence genome window below encodes:
- the LOC100808984 gene encoding uncharacterized protein — protein sequence MATRLGPLVPMQQSRLEKEKLESNKWTANWVGDPDGTRFEVCHHETRIDVDLQNQSCTCRMWQLTGLPCRHVIVAIRYNNHRLEDYNDVHDYFLLDLMQETIFIPPPMPTAFRPPPLRLLAPIRIIMSDGVSHNKNQPNYMSFIPTPGMPSHQDSNN from the exons ATGGCTACAAGATTAGGCCCATTGGTACCTATGCAACAATCAAGGCTGGAAAAGGAGAAACTTGAATCCAACAAGTGGACTGCAAATTGGGTTGGTGATCCTGATGGAACTAGATTTGAGGTCTGCCATCATGAAACAAGAATTGATGTTGATCTACAAAACCAGTCATGCACATGTAGGATGTGGCAACTTACAG GTCTGCCTTGTAGGCATGTGATTGTTGCCATCAGATACAATAACCACAGACTAGAGGACTACAATGATG TACATGATTACTTTCTGTTGGATTTGATGCAG gAAACAATCTTCATACCTCCACCAATGCCAACTGCATTTAGACCACCTCCACTTAGGCTTTTAGCACCAATTCGAATTATAATGTCAGATGGAGTATCTCATAACAAGAACCAACCGAATTATATGAGCTTCATACCTACACCAGGAATGCCCAGCCACCAAGATTCGAATAACTAA